Proteins encoded by one window of Candidatus Rokuibacteriota bacterium:
- a CDS encoding galactose-1-phosphate uridylyltransferase, translating to MNELRKDPTRGQWVLVRPAAAAVEKTDECPFCPGNESLTPSEIAAYRKEGSQPNSPGWQVRVIPELDPYFRVEWELVREGVGMYDKITPRGASELIIESPSHDDTLATMGEEQLEQILWMYRDRIEDLKRDPRIRDTLITRQHRKPGSRISHPYSRVTAIPIIFDQLRRELQECRTYYQYKRRCVFCDVLRQEVASQERVVRLTPFFLVLVPYAARAPLETWILPRQHHCAFEAISAEAVADLARLLSGYFQVLARDFGDPGFEMSLHTVPNLASKLLRDEWATVAEDYHSHLEILVQPERLKRLGGIFISDLLPEEAARQLRQAWG from the coding sequence GTGAACGAGCTCAGGAAGGACCCCACCCGCGGCCAGTGGGTGCTGGTGCGGCCCGCGGCAGCCGCCGTCGAAAAGACCGACGAGTGTCCGTTCTGCCCGGGGAACGAGTCGCTGACGCCCTCCGAGATCGCGGCCTATCGCAAGGAGGGGTCGCAGCCGAACAGCCCCGGCTGGCAAGTGCGGGTGATCCCGGAGCTGGATCCGTACTTCCGCGTGGAGTGGGAGCTGGTCCGCGAGGGCGTCGGGATGTACGACAAGATCACCCCGCGGGGGGCCAGCGAGCTCATCATCGAGAGCCCGAGCCACGACGATACGCTGGCCACCATGGGCGAGGAGCAGCTCGAGCAGATCCTCTGGATGTACCGGGACCGGATCGAGGACCTCAAGCGGGACCCTCGGATCCGCGACACGCTGATCACCCGTCAGCACCGGAAGCCCGGCTCCCGGATCAGCCACCCCTACTCGCGCGTGACGGCGATCCCGATCATCTTCGATCAGCTGCGGCGGGAGCTACAGGAGTGTCGGACCTACTACCAGTACAAGCGGCGCTGCGTGTTCTGCGACGTCCTCCGGCAGGAGGTGGCGAGCCAGGAGCGCGTCGTCCGGCTCACCCCTTTCTTCCTGGTCCTCGTGCCGTACGCCGCGCGCGCGCCGCTCGAGACGTGGATCCTCCCCCGCCAGCACCACTGCGCCTTCGAGGCCATCTCCGCCGAGGCGGTGGCTGATCTCGCGCGGCTCCTGTCCGGCTACTTCCAGGTTCTCGCCCGGGACTTCGGGGATCCTGGCTTCGAGATGTCGCTGCACACGGTTCCGAACCTGGCCTCCAAGCTCCTCCGGGACGAGTGGGCGACCGTCGCGGAGGATTACCACTCGCACCTGGAGATCCTGGTCCAGCCCGAGCGTTTGAAGCGGCTCGGGGGGATCTTCATCAGCGACCTGCTTCCTGAGGAAGCGGCGCGGCAGCTCCGCCAGGCGTGGGGCTGA
- a CDS encoding Glu/Leu/Phe/Val dehydrogenase — MFSKAEFDSELLRTALHQLDTVAARISLDPNIHERLRYPRRALVVSVPTLMDDGRTETFIGYRVHHNTVLGPTKGGLRYHMDVSLGEVTALAMLMSWKCALMGLPYGGAKGGVRCDPRAMSLKELERMTRRYTAEIILLIGPDLDIPAPDLGTDEQVMAWMMDTYSMTQGKSVPGVVTGKPLIVGGSAGRREATGRGIVYTLYQAARHQGVDLKGRRVVIQGFGNVGGVAARLLWREGCLIVGVSDAKGGVYTPKGLDVRQLEAHVREAGSVAGFADADALSNPELLEVSCDVLVPAAVGSQIRNDNAGRIKTSLIVEGANGPTTPEADQILRERGVTVIPDILANAGGVVVSYFEWVQGLQYYFWRESEITSRLQEVMARAFNRVWAIAQKEGTDLRTAALMEGIRRVAEGYRVRGLYP, encoded by the coding sequence ATGTTCAGCAAAGCAGAGTTTGATTCTGAGCTTCTGAGAACAGCCCTTCACCAGCTCGACACAGTTGCCGCAAGGATCAGCCTCGACCCCAACATCCACGAGCGCCTCCGCTATCCCCGCCGGGCCCTCGTTGTCTCGGTCCCGACGCTGATGGACGACGGGAGGACTGAAACGTTCATCGGCTACCGCGTCCACCACAACACCGTGCTGGGTCCGACCAAGGGAGGTCTCCGGTACCACATGGATGTGAGCCTCGGGGAGGTCACAGCCCTGGCCATGCTGATGAGCTGGAAGTGCGCTTTGATGGGGCTTCCCTACGGAGGGGCCAAGGGTGGAGTCCGGTGCGATCCACGGGCGATGTCACTCAAGGAGCTCGAGCGGATGACCCGGCGCTACACCGCCGAGATCATCCTCCTGATCGGCCCCGATCTGGACATTCCGGCCCCAGACCTCGGGACCGACGAGCAGGTCATGGCCTGGATGATGGACACCTACTCGATGACCCAGGGGAAGAGCGTGCCCGGGGTCGTCACCGGGAAGCCGTTGATCGTCGGAGGCTCGGCAGGGCGGCGGGAGGCCACGGGCCGCGGGATCGTGTACACGCTCTACCAGGCGGCGCGCCACCAGGGGGTCGACCTCAAGGGACGCCGGGTCGTGATCCAGGGGTTCGGCAACGTCGGCGGCGTGGCCGCGCGTCTCCTCTGGCGCGAGGGATGCCTCATCGTCGGGGTGAGCGACGCCAAGGGCGGCGTGTACACCCCGAAAGGCCTCGACGTCCGCCAGCTGGAGGCCCACGTCCGCGAGGCCGGCTCGGTGGCTGGCTTCGCCGACGCCGACGCCCTCTCGAACCCCGAGCTCCTCGAGGTCTCCTGCGACGTCCTCGTCCCCGCAGCGGTCGGCTCCCAGATCCGGAACGACAACGCCGGTCGGATCAAGACCTCCTTGATCGTCGAGGGGGCCAACGGCCCGACCACCCCCGAGGCCGACCAGATCCTGCGCGAGCGGGGCGTGACCGTGATCCCGGATATCCTGGCGAACGCCGGCGGCGTCGTGGTGTCCTACTTCGAGTGGGTACAGGGGCTCCAGTACTACTTCTGGCGGGAGAGCGAGATCACCTCGCGCCTCCAGGAGGTCATGGCGCGAGCGTTCAACCGGGTCTGGGCGATCGCCCAGAAGGAAGGCACGGACCTCAGGACCGCGGCACTGATGGAGGGGATCCGGCGCGTGGCCGAGGGCTACCGCGTGCGAGGCCTCTACCCCTAG
- a CDS encoding Rrf2 family transcriptional regulator, which yields MAIHYIASHQEDGAVSSKRIAETLNIPQELLAKILQRLAKKGFIVSQNGPKGGYVLTRTPGEITVGQVIRTLEGPINIVSCLDDFDCPQLPRCSLRRPVQKIQASISYLLDSMTLAELMGDSVPVLELTASN from the coding sequence ATGGCGATTCATTATATCGCCTCGCACCAGGAAGACGGCGCGGTGAGCTCGAAGCGGATCGCAGAAACGCTGAACATTCCCCAAGAGCTCCTGGCCAAGATCCTCCAGCGCCTCGCCAAGAAGGGGTTCATCGTCAGCCAGAATGGCCCGAAGGGCGGCTATGTCCTGACGCGAACCCCCGGCGAGATTACCGTGGGGCAGGTGATCCGAACGCTGGAGGGTCCGATCAACATCGTCAGTTGCCTGGACGACTTCGACTGCCCCCAGCTTCCGCGGTGCAGCCTGAGGCGGCCCGTCCAGAAGATTCAGGCGAGCATCAGCTACCTCCTCGACAGCATGACGCTGGCCGAGCTGATGGGGGACAGCGTACCCGTTCTCGAGCTCACGGCGAGCAACTAG
- a CDS encoding IscS subfamily cysteine desulfurase: MKFPIFMDSPSTTPADPRVLEAMLPYFTEKFGHPASRNHPFGWEAEKAVDTARDQIARLVGARDPKEIVFTSGGTESINLAIKGVAEMYREKGNHIVTTVIEQRAGLDTCKRLERQGYAVASVPVDQQGLVDVEEIRKTITDKTILISVMFANNEIGTIQPIEEIGRLAKEKGIVFHTDATQAVGKVPVDVERMGIDLLSCTAHLLYGPKGVGALYVRRKNPRVRIAPLIDGGGHERGMRSGTVPVPLTVGFGKAAEICREVMAQEGARLKGLRDRLQDRILSSLDEVFLNGHPDKRLPHILNVSFAYVEGESVLMGVNKESAISSGSACTSATLEPSYVIAALGVDSELAHSSIRFGLHRFNTDEEVDYIGERIVDVVRRLREMSPLYELAKEGVDLKSINWKAE; encoded by the coding sequence CTGAAGTTCCCGATTTTCATGGACAGTCCCTCGACCACGCCCGCAGATCCGCGGGTGCTGGAGGCGATGCTCCCCTACTTCACCGAGAAGTTCGGCCACCCGGCGAGCCGGAACCACCCGTTCGGCTGGGAAGCCGAGAAGGCGGTGGACACCGCCCGCGACCAGATCGCGAGGCTGGTCGGCGCCCGGGACCCCAAGGAGATCGTGTTCACCTCCGGCGGGACCGAGTCGATCAACCTGGCGATCAAGGGCGTCGCCGAGATGTATCGGGAGAAGGGAAACCATATCGTCACGACGGTGATCGAGCAACGCGCCGGGCTCGACACGTGCAAGCGGCTCGAGCGTCAGGGCTACGCGGTCGCCTCCGTGCCGGTGGACCAGCAGGGACTGGTCGATGTCGAGGAGATCAGGAAGACCATCACCGACAAGACCATCCTGATCTCGGTCATGTTCGCCAACAACGAGATCGGCACGATCCAGCCGATCGAGGAGATCGGCAGGCTGGCCAAGGAGAAGGGGATCGTCTTCCACACCGACGCCACCCAGGCGGTGGGGAAGGTCCCCGTGGACGTCGAGCGCATGGGGATCGACCTCCTCTCCTGTACCGCCCACCTGCTCTACGGCCCGAAGGGCGTGGGCGCCCTGTACGTCCGCCGGAAGAACCCGCGGGTCCGGATTGCCCCCCTCATCGATGGGGGCGGCCACGAGCGGGGCATGCGGTCGGGGACGGTACCGGTCCCGTTGACCGTCGGCTTCGGAAAGGCCGCCGAGATCTGCAGGGAAGTGATGGCCCAAGAGGGAGCCCGCTTGAAGGGGCTCAGGGATAGGCTCCAGGACAGGATTCTCTCCTCCCTGGACGAGGTCTTCCTCAACGGCCATCCGGACAAGCGTCTCCCCCACATCCTGAACGTCTCCTTCGCCTACGTCGAGGGCGAGTCGGTGTTGATGGGGGTGAACAAGGAGAGCGCCATCTCCTCGGGGTCCGCGTGCACGTCAGCCACGCTGGAGCCGTCCTACGTCATCGCGGCCCTCGGGGTCGATTCCGAGCTGGCCCACTCCTCGATCCGCTTCGGACTCCACCGGTTCAATACAGACGAGGAGGTCGACTACATCGGCGAGCGCATCGTGGACGTGGTGAGGCGTCTCAGGGAGATGTCTCCGCTCTACGAGCTCGCCAAGGAGGGCGTGGATCTCAAGTCGATCAACTGGAAGGCAGAGTAG
- the iscU gene encoding Fe-S cluster assembly scaffold IscU, producing the protein MAYSDKVIDHYNNPRNVGSFPKETPGVGTGLVGAPECGDVMKLQIKVNLATGVIEDAKFKTFGCGSAIASSSLATEWLKGKSVEEAKQIKNTDIVNELKLPPVKIHCSVLAEDAIKAALSDFQGKWPKKEAAAAAATS; encoded by the coding sequence ATGGCCTACAGCGACAAGGTCATCGACCACTACAACAACCCGCGCAACGTGGGGTCGTTCCCCAAAGAGACCCCGGGCGTGGGGACGGGGCTGGTGGGCGCGCCGGAGTGCGGCGACGTCATGAAGCTCCAGATCAAGGTGAACCTGGCGACCGGGGTCATCGAGGACGCCAAGTTCAAAACCTTCGGGTGCGGGAGCGCGATCGCCTCCTCGAGCCTGGCCACCGAGTGGCTGAAGGGCAAGAGCGTGGAAGAGGCGAAGCAGATCAAGAACACGGACATTGTCAACGAGCTGAAGCTGCCTCCCGTGAAGATCCACTGCTCGGTCCTCGCCGAGGACGCGATCAAGGCGGCCCTCTCGGATTTCCAGGGGAAGTGGCCCAAGAAGGAAGCCGCGGCGGCAGCCGCGACGTCATAA
- a CDS encoding iron-sulfur cluster assembly accessory protein, which translates to MPVHVSEAAVKQVKRLVEEQNLQGVFLRMGVKGGGCSGLSYSLEFDSELGPHDKTFDIDGIKVVVDAKSYLYLVGTTLDYVTQGLTGGFTFVNPKAKSTCGCGTSFSA; encoded by the coding sequence ATGCCGGTACACGTGAGCGAGGCTGCGGTCAAGCAGGTCAAGAGGCTCGTGGAGGAACAGAACCTTCAGGGCGTCTTCCTCCGGATGGGGGTCAAGGGCGGTGGCTGCTCCGGGCTCTCCTACTCCCTGGAGTTCGACAGCGAGCTCGGCCCCCACGACAAGACCTTCGACATCGACGGGATCAAGGTCGTCGTGGACGCCAAGAGCTACCTCTACCTGGTCGGGACCACCCTGGACTACGTGACCCAGGGGCTGACCGGCGGCTTTACGTTCGTGAACCCCAAGGCGAAGTCAACCTGCGGCTGCGGGACCTCGTTCTCGGCGTAG
- the hscB gene encoding Fe-S protein assembly co-chaperone HscB — MSVRRDYFEVFGLPRKLGIDAEELQRRFYELSRRVHPDFFQTATPAEQARSLEHSALINRAYRTLRDLVPRVEYLIQLEEGRETREGDTAIKPKPPTELLEEMLEIQEALQEARAGGLDAATRQRLRDEQARLIERRAREEASLLALAGEWDARADGDGDRSQLLDRMKQVLAARAYFNTVINDLSEALGEETHANVSHRRH; from the coding sequence ATGTCGGTCAGGCGGGATTACTTTGAGGTCTTCGGGTTGCCGCGGAAGCTCGGGATCGACGCGGAGGAGCTCCAGCGCCGCTTCTACGAGCTCTCCCGGCGGGTCCACCCCGACTTCTTCCAGACCGCGACCCCGGCCGAGCAGGCCCGAAGCCTCGAACACTCGGCGCTGATCAACCGGGCGTACCGGACCCTCCGTGACCTGGTCCCCAGGGTCGAGTACCTGATCCAGCTCGAGGAGGGGCGGGAGACCAGGGAGGGGGATACCGCGATCAAGCCCAAGCCCCCGACGGAGCTGCTCGAGGAGATGCTCGAGATCCAGGAAGCCCTCCAAGAAGCCAGAGCCGGGGGGCTCGACGCGGCGACGCGTCAGCGCCTCAGAGATGAGCAGGCCCGGCTGATCGAGCGCCGCGCCCGGGAGGAGGCGTCGCTCCTCGCCCTCGCCGGCGAGTGGGACGCGCGTGCCGACGGGGACGGCGACCGGAGTCAGCTCCTGGACCGGATGAAGCAGGTGCTGGCGGCCCGGGCATACTTCAACACCGTGATCAACGACCTGAGCGAAGCGCTCGGCGAGGAAACGCACGCGAATGTCTCGCATCGTCGGCATTGA